One window from the genome of Hippocampus zosterae strain Florida chromosome 7, ASM2543408v3, whole genome shotgun sequence encodes:
- the mprip gene encoding myosin phosphatase Rho-interacting protein isoform X4 → MSTAKENSCRKFQANFFNKSKCQNCFKPRELHLLTDQDLTQAKPIYGGWLCLAPEGTDFDNPMQRSRKWQRRFFVLYEHGCLRFALDESPSTLPQGTVNMNQCMDVVDAEPKTGQKNSLCIITPEQEYFIRGENKEIIHGWTEQLVVYPRTNKQNQKKKRKVEPTTSQEPGPAKVAVTGSGIPEAEKVPDSSSIIWQEELNQREAEGATVWAPAELPLGSPPPHPTGECRQGSDAGSVNGDEVDQGSLALHGSVPQPPSDLLSPTGSCSSLGGVPRCLSPAPSDPFPSGSSLLSNGSHISGSVSSLDSDASGSTVTSTESHPAPQRGNHSYSHHDTPRSRRLEAEARKAEKRSRFRSPERHEREAVLSPERSRSGVIEKLEALELENAEKMDVEESGRSGARQGRSEHRRFHREGQNLDFTSSLPPLRRAKSLDRRTTDSVMTPDLLNFKKGWMVKLDEQGQWKKSWFVLTDHSLRYYKDSIAEEASDLDGEIDLSTCYNVTEYQAQRNYGFQIQTQEGVYTLSAMTAGIRRNWIQAVMKNVRPSTAPDVASSTDDHASFSPLEGLVRPDVTQDSPSSETSSVERESTQSIIKSRARERRREGRSKTFDWAEFRPIAQALAQQRAQEAESLQADLGELERSRRREERRKRYESVTSSAMEHSSLKEGGRMDFQSTEKVPDSSSPQFLERHQKVEEVIEQHWRQVEKTPIREERRVPLPSTGSARETVELEHLLDNYKQGMEDLKAQLEGCHQQLLDSNKHKQELELQLRTALEREQDIRAGYISPATCERGFAAMEESHQKVIDELHRKHQRELENLQEEKERLLAEETAATISAIEAMKNAHRNELERELDKARKANNNAENADMDEMRRGHEEELCSFQREIEVLSEQYSQKCLENAHLAQALEAERQALRQCQRENQELNAHNQELNNRLAAEITKMRSMTSEDGVGDTNTIQGKELYELEVMLRVKESEVQYLKQEINSLKDELQACQRDKKYATDKYKDIYTELSIVKAKAERDLGRLRDQLQLAHEALGEPSLEQVDRGGGYDIMKSKSNPDILKMAAAAAKRSERTLRSKSLKEGLTPEQRLHLFENKDTKEF, encoded by the exons CCAAGTACGCTGCCTCAGGGCACAGTGAATATGAACCAATGTATGGATGTCGTCGACGCGGAACCGAAGACTGGCCAGAAGAACTCCTTGTGCATCATCACCCCAGAACAGGAGTACTTCATAAGGGGGGAGAATAAAGAGATCATTCATGG GTGGACTGAGCAGCTCGTTGTGTATCCCCGCACCAATAAGCAGAACCAGAAGAAGAAGCGTAAGGTGGAGCCTACAACCTCCCAG GAGCCAGGGCCAGCCAAGGTAGCAGTGACTGGCTCAGGTATCCCAGAGGCAGAGAAAGTTCCAGATTCCAGTTCCATCATCTGGCAGGAAGAGCTCAACCAAAGAGAGGCTGAAGGTGCCACAGTATGGGCCCCTGCTGAGCTGCCTTTAGGCTCCCCACCGCCACACCCAACAG GTGAATGTCGACAGGGGTCTGACGCAGGCTCAGTGAATGGCGACGAAGTGGATCAGGGTAGCCTGGCCCTGCACGGCTCTGTGCCGCAGCCGCCCAGTGACCTCCTTTCCCCGACAGGCTCTTGTTCCAGCCTGGGCGGTGTACCCCGCTGCCTTTCTCCTGCTCCCAGTGACCCCTTCCCCTCTGGCAGCTCACTGCTATCCAATGGCTCTCACATCAGTGGCTCGGTCAGCTCCCTGGACTCCGATGCCAGCGGCAGCACGGTGACCAGCACTGAGAGTCACCCGGCTCCCCAGAGAGGGAACCACTCGTACAGCCACCACGACACGCCTCGATCCCGAAGGCTGGAAGCAGAAGCGAGAAAGGCAGAGAAGAGGAGCAGGTTTAGGAGCCCTGAAAGGCATGAGAGGGAGGCTGTTCTCAGCCCCGAGAGGAG TCGCTCTGGCGTGATTGAGAAGTTGGAGGCCCTCGAGCTTGAGAATGCAGAGAAAATGGATGTGGAAGAGTCGGGCAGGAGTGGAGCCAGACAAGGCCGCAGTGAGCACAGGCGTTTCCACAGAGAG GGTCAAAATCTGGATTTCACCTCTTCCCTGCCGCCTCTTAGGAGAGCCAAGTCCCTTGACCGACGGACAACCGATTCAGTCATGACA CCAGATTTACTGAACTTCAAGAAAGGATGGATGGTGAAGCTGGACGAGCAAGGGCAG TGGAAGAAATCCTGGTTTGTTCTGACAGATCACAGCCTGCGTTATTACAAGGATTCGATCGCAGAGGAG GCTTCTGACCTGGACGGTGAGATTGATCTGTCAACTTGTTACAATGTCACGGAATACCAGGCTCAACGAAATTACGGGTTCCAAATACAA ACTCAAGAGGGAGTTTACACACTTTCGGCCATGACAGCGGGTATCCGGAGAAATTGGATCCAGGCAGTGATGAAAAATGTCAGACCATCTACTGCTCCTGATGTAGCAAG CTCAACAGACGACCATGCTTCTTTTTCTCCTCTGGAGGGCCTGGTGAGACCAGATGTGACTCAGGACTCTCCTTCATCTGAAACCTCATCAGTGGAAAGAGAATCCACTCAAAGCATCATAAAGAGCCGAGCACGTGAGCGTAGGCGAGAGGGTCGATCGAAGACTTTTGATTGGGCCGAGTTCAGACCTATCGCCCAAGCCCTGGCTCAGCAACGGGCACAGGAGGCCGAGAGCCTTCAGGCAGACCTAGGAGAGCTAGAGCGTAGTCGGCGGAGGGAGGAGAGGCGAAAGAGGTATGAGTCTGTGACGAGTTCAGCGATGGAGCACTCGTCGCTCAAAGAAGGCGGGAGAATGGACTTCCAGAGTACAGAAAAAGTGCCTGACTCATCAAGTCCTCAGTTTCTAGAAAGGCATCAGAAGGTTGAGGAGGTGATTGAGCAACACTGGCGACAGGTAGAGAAGACGCCGATACGAGAAGAGCGAAGGGTGCCCCTGCCTTCGACGGGTTCTGCCAGAGAGACGGTGGAGCTCGAACACTTGCTGGACAATTACAAGCAAGGG ATGGAAGATCTTAAAGCACAATTGGAAGGCTGTCACCAGCAGCTGCTTGACTCCAACAAACACAAGCAGGAGCTTGAATTGCAGCTGAGAACAGCTCTTGAGAGAGAGCAGGACATACGAGCAGGTTACATATCTCCG GCAACTTGCGAGAGGGGCTTTGCTGCAATGGAAGAGTCTCATCAGAAGGTGATCGACGAGCTCCACAGGAAACACCAGAGAGAGCTGGAGAACCTgcaggaggaaaaagaaagactGCTGGCAGAGGAAACTGCGGCCACCATTTCTG CAATCGAAGCCATGAAAAATGCTCACCGGAACGAGCTGGAGAGGGAGCTGGACAAGGCTCGCAAGGCCAACAACAATGCAGAGAATGCAGACATGGATGAGATGCGGAGAGGGCATGA AGAGGAACTGTGTTCCTTCCAGCGAGAGATTGAAGTGTTGTCAGAGCAGTATTCCCAGAAGTGCCTCGAAAACGCCCACCTGGCCCAGGCGCTGGAGGCAGAGAGGCAGGCCCTCAGGCAGTGTCAGAGAGAAAACCAGGAGCTCAATGCACACAACCAG GAACTGAATAATCGTCTGGCAGCAGAGATCACCAAGATGCGTTCAATGACTTCTGAGGATGGTGTCGGAGACACAAACACAATCCAGGGAAAAGAGCTCTACGAGTTGGAA GTAATGTTGAGGGTGAAGGAATCTGAGGTTCAATACCTAAAGCAGGAAATCAACTCCCTAAAAGATGAACTACAAGCTTGCCAGAGA GACAAAAAATATGCGACAGATAAGTACAAAGACATTTACACAGAGCTGAGCATCGTCAAGGCCAAAGCCGAGCGGGATCTGGGCCGGCTCAGGGACCAGCTGCAGCTGGCTCACGAGGCACTTGGTGAACCATCGCTGGAGCAAGTGGACCGAGGAGGAGGATATG acATCATGAAGTCCAAAAGCAATCCTGACATTCTGAAAATGGCAGCTGCTGCGGCCAAACGTTCAGAACGCACCTTGAGGTCAAAG AGTCTAAAGGAAGGACTGACACCTGAGCAACGACTCCACCTGTTTGAAAATAAGGACACTAAGGAGTTCTGA